The segment AAAGTCAGGATTCCATCGAGAATATTCAAAATGCCCAGTATCCAAACATAAATTTTTAATGGAGTGTTTTGCTCAGCCATAACTATGCTTCACCTCTCGCATTTATTGAAATCATTTTAGAATAAACTCTTTTTGTCCCAGTTAACGGTTATTAATATAGAAGTACCCATTTGTTTTACTATTCAGACGTACAATTAGACTATAAGAAATTTTTTTAATTAAAAATATTATTTTTAATAGTTAATTTATCCTTCAAAATGCTAGGCTGCTTAAAGGCATTCTGTAACTTATAAGAATTTATGTATAAAAGCCTTTTGACCATAAGTAAATTGGCAGTGAATAGAAAAAGAAGGAGCACTCCGAAGAGATGCTCCTTCTTTTTATGGGTTTTCTTCAAGTTGTCTGCGTCAACACAACGCCAATCCAAAAGCCGTGCATCCAGCACGGCTTTTTTCTGATCCGATATTATTTCCCTTTAAACACAGGTTTCCGTTTTTCACTAAATGCCATCAATGCCTCTACACGATCCTCTGTCGGAATGGTCAGCTCGTAAGCTTTCCGTTCGATATTCAAGCCAGTTTGCAAATCAGCGTTCATGCCATTTTTGATGGCGAATTTCGCTTGCTGCAATGCGATCGGGCCATTGGCGAGCATCATATCAGCGAACTGGGCAGTGACCTCAACCAGTTCAGTGCGAGGCACCACTTTGGTGACGAGCCCATAGTCCAGCGCTTCAGCCGGCTTTAAGCGGCGTGCCGTCAAAATCAGTTCCATCGCTTTTGACTCGCCGATCAAACGCGGCAGCCTTTGTGTACCACCGGCTCCTGGGATGATGGCAAGGCTGGTCTCGGTTAACCCGAGAAG is part of the Planococcus shenhongbingii genome and harbors:
- a CDS encoding enoyl-CoA hydratase-related protein, whose translation is MDTIHYEQHGNLAFITLNRPDSMNAFNYDMLAELSQVVEAIRINPDIRVVIFTGAGEKAFSVGADLKERKTLTEQHVKRNIFKIGEVFTTIENLPQPTIAMINGFAFGGGMELALACDFRIITDDTLLGLTETSLAIIPGAGGTQRLPRLIGESKAMELILTARRLKPAEALDYGLVTKVVPRTELVEVTAQFADMMLANGPIALQQAKFAIKNGMNADLQTGLNIERKAYELTIPTEDRVEALMAFSEKRKPVFKGK